A portion of the Drosophila sechellia strain sech25 chromosome 2R, ASM438219v1, whole genome shotgun sequence genome contains these proteins:
- the LOC6608904 gene encoding probable cytochrome P450 9h1, giving the protein MDLSMIAIALFIILLVLLYKWSVAKYGVFSERGVAHEKPWPLIGNIPLKGMIGGLPVLKKMIELHAKHSGSPVYGIYALRDAVFFVRDPELIKLIGIKEFDHFVNHNSMHNNIQESILSKSLISLRDGRWKEMRNILTPAFTGSKMRIMYDLIESCSEEGVIHIQQQLELSQDASIELEMKDYFTRFANDVIATVAFGISINSFRRKDNEFFRIGQAMSRISAWSVFKAMLYALFPRLMKVLRIQVLDTKNIDYFSSLVTAAMRYRQEHKVVRPDMIHLMMEAKQQRLADLRDKSKDELYYSEFTDDDLLAQCLLFFFAGFEIISSSLCFITHELCLNPTVQDRLYEEVLSVHEELNGQPLTYDKLTKMKYLDMVVLEALRKWPPSISTDRECSQDIDLFDENGQKLFSARKGDVLQIPIFSLHHDPENFEDPEFFNPERFVEGHALESRVYMPFGVGPRNCIGNRMALMELKSIVYQLLLNFKLLPAERTSRDLLNDIRGHGLKPKNGFWLKFEARQ; this is encoded by the exons ATGGATCTGTCGATGATAGCAATTGCTTTGTTTATAATACTGCTCGTTTTGCTCTACAAGTGGTCGGTGGCCAAATATGGTGTGTTCAGtgaaaggggcgtggcacatgAGAAGCCATGGCCTCTAATTGGCAATATTCCGCTCAAGGGCATGATCGGTGGATTGCCAGTACTAAAGAAAATGATCGAATTGCATGCAAAACACTCGGGATCCCCGGTATATGGCATCTACGCCCTTCGAGATGCCGTCTTCTTCGTTCGAGACCCTGAGCTCATCAAGCTCATCGGCATCAAGGAGTTCGACCACTTCGTTAATCACAATAGCATGCACAACAATATACAGGAGTCGATACTCTCGAAAAGTCTCATTTCGCTGCGCGATGGTCGATGGAAGGAGATGCGAAATATCCTGACACCCGCATTTACGGGTAGCAAAATGCGTATAATGTACGACCTGATCGAATCGTGCAGCGAGGAGGGCGTCATCCACATACAGCAGCAGTTGGAGCTGTCGCAGGACGCGAGCATCGAACTGGAAATGAAGGATTACTTCACGCGATTCGCCAACGATGTGATTGCTACGGTCGCCTTTGGCATCAGCATCAACTCGTTCAGGCGCAAAGATAACGAGTTCTTTCGCATTGGACAGGCCATGTCCAGGATTAGCGCCTGGTCGGTGTTCAAGGCCATGCTGTACGCCCTCTTTCCACGCCTGATGAAG GTTCTCCGCATCCAGGTGCTGGACACCAAGAACATTGATTACTTCAGCAGCCTGGTCACCGCGGCGATGAGGTACCGCCAGGAGCACAAAGTGGTGAGGCCGGATATGATCCACCTGATGATGGAGGCCAAGCAGCAAAGGTTGGCCGATCTGAGGGATAAGTCGAAGGATGAGCTATACTATTCCGAATTCACCGACGATGACCTGTTAGCCCAGTGCCTGCTATTCTTCTTTGCCGGCTTTGAGATTATCTCGTCGTCCTTGTGCTTCATCACCCATGAGCTCTGCCTGAATCCTACGGTGCAGGATAGGTTGTATGAGGAGGTCCTCTCCGTGCACGAAGAACTGAATGGTCAACCTCTGACATATGACAAGCTGACCAAGATGAAGTACCTGGACATGGTGGTACTCGAAGCACTGCGTAAATGGCCACCATCGAtttccaccgatcgtgagtgCAGTCAGGATATTGATTTGTTCGATGAAAATGGTCAGAAGTTGTTCTCCGCCCGAAAGGGTGATGTCCTGCAAATACCTATCTTCTCGCTCCATCACGATCCCGAGAACTTCGAGGATCCGGAGTTCTTCAATCCGGAGCGTTTCGTCGAGGGTCATGCTCTGGAGTCCCGTGTTTACATGCCCTTCGGAGTGGGTCCTCGCAACTGCATTGGCAATCGAATGGCACTGATGGAGCTGAAATCCATAGTATACCAgttgcttttaaatttcaaactaTTGCCAGCTGAAAGGACATCCCGCGATTTACTGAACGACATAAGGGGTCATGGTTTGAAGCCAAAGAATGGCTTCTGGCTGAAGTTTGAGGCACGTCAATAA
- the LOC6608905 gene encoding odorant receptor 49b: MFEDIQLIYMNIKILRFWALLYDKNLRRYVCIGLASFHIFTQIVYMMSTNEGLTGIIRNSYMLVLWINTVLRAYLLLADHDRYLASIQKLTEAYYDLLNLNDSYISEILGQMNKVGKFMARGNLFFGMLTSMGFGLYPLSSSERVLPFGSRIPGLNEYESPYYEMWYIFQMLITPMGCCMYIPYTSLIVGLIMFGIVRCKALQHRLRQVALKHPYGDRDLRELREEIIACIRYQQSIIEYMDHINELTTMMFLFELMAFSALLCALLFMLVIVSGTSQLIIVCMYINMILAQILALYWYANELREQNLAVATAAYETEWFTFDVPLRKNILFMMMRAQRPASILLGNIRPITLELFQNLLNTTYTFFTVLKRVYG; this comes from the exons ATGTTTGAAGACATTCAGCTAATCTACATGAACATCAAGATACTGCGATTCTGGGCCCTCCTCTATGACAAAAACTTGAGGCGTTATGTGTGCATTGGACTGGCCTCATTCCACATCTTCACCCAAATCGTGTACATGATGAGTACGAATGAAGGACTAACCGGGATAATTCGAAACTCATATATGCTCGTCCTTTGGATCAATACGGTGCTGCGAGCTTATCTCTTGCTGGCGGATCACGACAGATATTTGGCTTCGATCCAGAAACTAACTGAGGCCTATTACGATCTGTTGAATCTGAACGATTCGTATATATCGGAAATATTGGGCCAGATGAACAAGGTGGGAAAGTTTATGGCTAGGGGCAATCTCTTCTTTGGCATGCTCACATCCATGGGATTCGGTCTGTACCCATTGTCCTCCAGCGAAAGAG TCCTGCCATTTGGCAGCAGAATTCCTGGTCTGAATGAGTACGAGAGTCCGTACTACGAGATGTGGTACATCTTTCAGATGCTCATCACCCCGATGGGCTGTTGCATGTACATTCCGTACACCAGTCTGATTGTGGGCTTGATTATGTTCGGCATTGTGAGGTGCAAGGCTCTGCAGCATCGCCTCCGCCAGGTGGCGCTTAAGCATCCGTACGGAGATCGCGACCTACGGGAACTAAGGGAGGAGATCATAGCCTGCATCCGATACCAGCAGAGCATTATCGAGTACATGGATCACATAAACGAGCTGACCACCATGATGTTCCTCTTCGAACTGATGGCCTTTTCGGCGCTGCTCTGTGCGCTGCTCTTTATGCTGGTTATC GTCAGCGGCACCAGTCAGCTGATAATTGTTTGCATGTACATTAACATGATTCTGGCCCAAATACTGGCCCTCTATTGGTATGCAAATGAGCTCAGGGAACAGAATTTGGCCGTGGCCACCGCAGCCTACGAAACGGAGTGGTTCACCTTCGACGTTCCACTGCGCAAAAACATCCTGTTCATGATGATGAGGGCCCAGCGGCCAGCTTCA ATACTACTGGGCAATATACGTCCCATCACCTTGGAACTGTTCCAGAATCTACTGAACACAACCTATACATTTTTTACGGTTCTCAAGCGAGTTTACGGATGA
- the LOC6608906 gene encoding antigen 5 like allergen Cul n 1 isoform X2, producing MLDTKWPPLLLLLMLLGQQLQAFDYCDPTLCPGPERHIACNNFGALADICSPDAHIVRITTARRTMILNELNEYRDRIARGDLMGFSPATRMATLQWDQELASFAELNVKRCALVNDHCRNSEQFRNVAQVVAEGGWQGDPLPPSSSSGPPNPEAPIPVEYHTEDEVIKATLEEMFAEYKECSMRDIIAFSPPNNSKCIAYFTQLVRDSTTHVGCGILRQTKNTTNEAGQSLSSVHQYMTCNFVRTNDVNAPVYQSGDRPATECRSGRNPVFINLCSVNEIYDSSNLAGLF from the exons ATGTTGGACACCAAGTGGccgccgctgttgctgctgctgatgctcctGGGCCAGCAGCTCCAGGCCTTCGACTACTGCGATCCCACCCTGTGTCCCGGACCCGAGAGGCATATAGCCTGCAACAATTTCGGG GCGCTGGCCGACATCTGCAGTCCGGATGCCCACATTGTGCGGATCACGACGGCTCGTCGCACCATGATCCTCAATGAGCTGAACGAGTACCGCGATCGGATAGCGAGGGGCGATCTGATGGGCTTCAGTCCGGCCACCCGCATGGCCACGTTGCAGTGGGATCAGGAGTTGGCCAGTTTTGCGGAGCTCAATGTGAAACGATGTGCCCTGGTCAACGATCATTGCCGCAACAGCGAGCAGTTCCGCAACGTGGCCCAGGTGGTGGCTGAGGGCGGTTGGCAGGGGGATCCCTTGCCGCCGAGCTCTTCCAGTGGCCCTCCCAATCCGGAAGCTCCAATCCCGGTGGAGTACCACACTGAAGATGAGGTAATCAAGGCCACGCTGGAGGAAATGTTCGCCGAGTACAAGGAATGCAGCATGCGGGATATTATAGCATTTAGTCCGCCCAACAACAG CAAGTGCATTGCCTACTTCACACAGCTCGTCCGGGATAGCACCACCCACGTGGGCTGCGGCATTCTCCGCCAGACCAAGAACACCACCAACGAGGCCGGTCAGTCGCTGTCCAGTGTCCACCAGTACATGACCTGCAACTTTGTCCGGACAAACGATGTCAATGCCCCGGTCTACCAGAGTGGCGATCGTCCGGCCACCGAGTGCCGCAGCGGACGGAATCCGGTCTTCATTAACCTGTGCTCCGTCAACGAGATCTACGACTCCTCCAACCTGGCTGGCCTCTTCTGA
- the LOC6608906 gene encoding antigen 5 like allergen Cul n 1 isoform X1 has protein sequence MLDTKWPPLLLLLMLLGQQLQAFDYCDPTLCPGPERHIACNNFGALADICSPDAHIVRITTARRTMILNELNEYRDRIARGDLMGFSPATRMATLQWDQELASFAELNVKRCALVNDHCRNSEQFRNVAQVVAEGGWQGDPLPPSSSSGPPNPEAPIPVEYHTEDEVIKATLEEMFAEYKECSMRDIIAFSPPNNRILRLRVSKCIAYFTQLVRDSTTHVGCGILRQTKNTTNEAGQSLSSVHQYMTCNFVRTNDVNAPVYQSGDRPATECRSGRNPVFINLCSVNEIYDSSNLAGLF, from the exons ATGTTGGACACCAAGTGGccgccgctgttgctgctgctgatgctcctGGGCCAGCAGCTCCAGGCCTTCGACTACTGCGATCCCACCCTGTGTCCCGGACCCGAGAGGCATATAGCCTGCAACAATTTCGGG GCGCTGGCCGACATCTGCAGTCCGGATGCCCACATTGTGCGGATCACGACGGCTCGTCGCACCATGATCCTCAATGAGCTGAACGAGTACCGCGATCGGATAGCGAGGGGCGATCTGATGGGCTTCAGTCCGGCCACCCGCATGGCCACGTTGCAGTGGGATCAGGAGTTGGCCAGTTTTGCGGAGCTCAATGTGAAACGATGTGCCCTGGTCAACGATCATTGCCGCAACAGCGAGCAGTTCCGCAACGTGGCCCAGGTGGTGGCTGAGGGCGGTTGGCAGGGGGATCCCTTGCCGCCGAGCTCTTCCAGTGGCCCTCCCAATCCGGAAGCTCCAATCCCGGTGGAGTACCACACTGAAGATGAGGTAATCAAGGCCACGCTGGAGGAAATGTTCGCCGAGTACAAGGAATGCAGCATGCGGGATATTATAGCATTTAGTCCGCCCAACAACAG AATCCTTCGCTTGCGCGTCAGCAAGTGCATTGCCTACTTCACACAGCTCGTCCGGGATAGCACCACCCACGTGGGCTGCGGCATTCTCCGCCAGACCAAGAACACCACCAACGAGGCCGGTCAGTCGCTGTCCAGTGTCCACCAGTACATGACCTGCAACTTTGTCCGGACAAACGATGTCAATGCCCCGGTCTACCAGAGTGGCGATCGTCCGGCCACCGAGTGCCGCAGCGGACGGAATCCGGTCTTCATTAACCTGTGCTCCGTCAACGAGATCTACGACTCCTCCAACCTGGCTGGCCTCTTCTGA
- the LOC6608907 gene encoding antigen 5 like allergen Cul n 1, with translation MQMWYLYLFLLPLTASLSPEDDPHCKPNLCMNSEVHVGCFQPKAIGEQCGKNNLFLNVNGALKTGILSRINMLRNYVASGVGNYSVAARMPTMGWDFELQRLADRQVRQCDETGKFCANTDKYHYVATIEIRSKMKRTKSLIRTILDKLLPELFLDVMGCMMNSQKLVPLREGTCVGHYMPLIQDHGSRMGCGLRVKGRDEKESNIVLLCHFSRASVNNLIPYEEGQIAGGKCASGSSQMYQFLCSEDEVVDANSLAVESNMPPSDKVQDDI, from the exons ATGCAGATGTGGTATTTGTACCTTTTTTTGTTACCGCTAACTGCGAGCTTGTCCCCAGAAGATGATCCCCATTGTAAGCCCAATCTTTGCATGAATTCGGAAGTCCATGTGGGCTGCTTTCAACCTAAG GCAATAGGCGAGCAATGTGGGAAAAACAACCTCTTCCTGAACGTCAATGGAGCCTTGAAGACCGGCATCCTCAGCAGGATCAACATGTTGCGCAACTATGTGGCCAGTGGAGTGGGCAACTATTCGGTAGCCGCTCGCATGCCAACGATGGGCTGGGATTTCGAACTGCAGAGGCTGGCCGATCGACAGGTTCGCCAATGCGATGAGACGGGAAAGTTTTGCGCCAATACCGATAAGTATCATTATGTGGCCACCATCGAAATCCGTAGCAAGATGAAACGGACCAAGAGCCTTATACGTACGATTTTAGATAAATTGCTGCCGGAGTTGTTCCTGGATGTCATGGGATGCATGATGAACAGTCAGAAATTAGTGCCACTAAGAGAAGG AACCTGTGTGGGCCACTATATGCCTCTGATTCAGGACCATGGTTCTCGTATGGGATGCGGCCTTCGTGTGAAAGGTAGGGACGAGAAGGAGTCAAATATCGTCCTGCTCTGCCACTTCTCGCGGGCCAGTGTGAACAACCTGATTCCGTACGAGGAGGGTCAGATTGCTGGCGGGAAGTGCGCCAGTGGATCGAGCCAGATGTACCAGTTCCTCTGCAGCGAGGATGAGGTCGTCGATGCCAACAGCTTGGCGGTGGAATCGAATATGCCGCCCAGCGACAAAGTGCAAGATGACATTTAG
- the LOC6608908 gene encoding antigen 5 like allergen Cul n 1 codes for MLYLLSVLAIVLISQEALCTDYCNKDLCLPEITHIACRNYGDFDESCGSDAIIVKFPMHMRAHLLAVLNDFRNTVAKGQYPHLRPASRMATLRWHEELAGLAKFALRRCDYIDDYCSNTEEFSYVSYIYGSTKWLQLEKDPISVLDFVLQFWMDDVKGCTMAHINAEKPAKDGQCRGYFTQLVQDLAAHVGCAMMLRKGQKSGLYQYGVLCHFSRGKIANELVYRASAHPGSRCYAGTHSIYEGLCSPEEHVNPNALQLGELN; via the exons ATGTTGTACCTTCTATCAGTGCTTGCAATAGTTCTTATCAGCCAGGAGGCGTTATGTACGGATTACTGCAACAAGGATCTGTGTCTGCCGGAAATAACGCATATCGCTTGCCGCAATTATGGG GACTTTGATGAGAGTTGTGGCAGTGATGCAATCATCGTGAAGTTTCCCATGCACATGCGTGCCCACCTCCTGGCCGTCCTAAATGATTTTCGGAATACCGTGGCTAAGGGTCAGTATCCGCACTTGCGTCCAGCTTCCCGGATGGCAACACTACGGTGGCACGAGGAGCTGGCCGGATTGGCCAAGTTTGCCTTGAGGCGTTGTGACTATATCGACGATTACTGCAGCAATACGGAGGAGTTCAGCTATGTGTCGTATATATATGGCAGTACCAAGTGGTTGCAACTGGAAAAGGATCCCATATCTGTTTTGGactttgttttgcagttttggATGGATGATGTCAAGGGCTGCACAATGGCCCACATTAATGCCGAGAAACCGGCCAAGGATGG GCAGTGTCGCGGCTACTTCACCCAGCTGGTCCAAGATTTGGCCGCCCATGTCGGTTGTGCCATGATGCTGCGAAAAGGCCAAAAGAGCGGACTCTACCAGTACGGTGTCCTTTGTCACTTTTCGCGCGGAAAGATTGCCAATGAGCTGGTTTACCGGGCAAGTGCCCATCCGGGAAGTCGCTGCTATGCGGGAACCCACTCCATATATGAGGGGCTCTGTTCACCCGAGGAGCACGTTAATCCCAATGCCCTGCAATTGGGCGAGCTTAATTGA
- the LOC6608909 gene encoding atrophin-1 isoform X6: MEPFVIPIIAVSVFIVIASSMCLCFFCIAKKFRYMAPVVVTSATHTAPGGYPVTQLPPPGYPSGNAYVTATSYPAQTTGNVTVQMPMQMSHQNQQQMPMPMPMPGQQTHGVAYPPYPGAGAANMNPPPYDMAMANPGPSVMPAGYEKQAPYNPHFSQ, translated from the exons ATGGAGCCGTTTGTTATTCCCATCATAGCAGTCTCAGTCTTCATAGTGATTGCCTCGTCGATGTGCCTCTGCTTCTTTTGCATAGCCAAGAAGTTCAGATACATGG CGCCTGTGGTGGTGACCTCCGCCACCCACACGGCTCCCGGCGGATATCCGGTCACACAGCTGCCTCCGCCGGGCTATCCGTCGGGCAATGCCTACGTAACTGCGACCTCGTACCCCGCACAGACCACCGG CAACGTGACTGTGCAGATGCCCATGCAGATGAGCCACCAGAACCAGCAGcaaatgccaatgccaatgccgATGCCGGG TCAGCAAACGCATGGCGTGGCCTATCCGCCGTATCCTGGCGCCGGGGCTGCCAACATGAATCCTCCGCCGTATGACATGGCCATGGCTAATCCAGGACCTAGTGTTATGCCCGCTGGATATGAGAAGCAAGCTCCATACAATCCCCACTTTAGCCAGTGA
- the LOC6608909 gene encoding atrophin-1 isoform X4, with product MWAFFVGLSIAFSIFFITSIVVCIRRKQKAARNVGYTISEGVAPVVVTSATHTAPGGYPVTQLPPPGYPSGNAYVTATSYPAQTTGNVTVQMPMQMSHQNQQQMPMPMPMPGQQTHGVAYPPYPGAGAANMNPPPYDMAMANPGPSVMPAGYEKQAPYNPHFSQ from the exons ATGTGGGCGTTCTTTGTCGGATTATCTATAGCCTTTTCCATATTTTTCATAACTTCCATTGTTGTTTGCATTAGACGCAAGCAGAAAGCAGCGCGAAATGTTGGCTACACAATCAGTGAAGGCGTTG CGCCTGTGGTGGTGACCTCCGCCACCCACACGGCTCCCGGCGGATATCCGGTCACACAGCTGCCTCCGCCGGGCTATCCGTCGGGCAATGCCTACGTAACTGCGACCTCGTACCCCGCACAGACCACCGG CAACGTGACTGTGCAGATGCCCATGCAGATGAGCCACCAGAACCAGCAGcaaatgccaatgccaatgccgATGCCGGG TCAGCAAACGCATGGCGTGGCCTATCCGCCGTATCCTGGCGCCGGGGCTGCCAACATGAATCCTCCGCCGTATGACATGGCCATGGCTAATCCAGGACCTAGTGTTATGCCCGCTGGATATGAGAAGCAAGCTCCATACAATCCCCACTTTAGCCAGTGA
- the LOC6608909 gene encoding atrophin-1 isoform X5, with protein MDDSGIYWILFFTFSVFFMTSAAVFLTRGRTRRAALTKGAAPVVVTSATHTAPGGYPVTQLPPPGYPSGNAYVTATSYPAQTTGNVTVQMPMQMSHQNQQQMPMPMPMPGQQTHGVAYPPYPGAGAANMNPPPYDMAMANPGPSVMPAGYEKQAPYNPHFSQ; from the exons ATGGATGATTCGGGCATCTACTGGATACTTTTCTTCACCTTCTCCGTATTTTTCATGACATCCGCGGCGGTATTCCTGACCCGTGGTCGAACCCGGAGAGCGGCGCTCACCAAGGGCGCAG CGCCTGTGGTGGTGACCTCCGCCACCCACACGGCTCCCGGCGGATATCCGGTCACACAGCTGCCTCCGCCGGGCTATCCGTCGGGCAATGCCTACGTAACTGCGACCTCGTACCCCGCACAGACCACCGG CAACGTGACTGTGCAGATGCCCATGCAGATGAGCCACCAGAACCAGCAGcaaatgccaatgccaatgccgATGCCGGG TCAGCAAACGCATGGCGTGGCCTATCCGCCGTATCCTGGCGCCGGGGCTGCCAACATGAATCCTCCGCCGTATGACATGGCCATGGCTAATCCAGGACCTAGTGTTATGCCCGCTGGATATGAGAAGCAAGCTCCATACAATCCCCACTTTAGCCAGTGA
- the LOC6608909 gene encoding protein shisa-5 isoform X2, with protein sequence MPSLEFPMPPQHDEEGDKFAAAAARLIVVIFMLFVWGYCKCCCSCCKRTKTEAPVVVTSATHTAPGGYPVTQLPPPGYPSGNAYVTATSYPAQTTGNVTVQMPMQMSHQNQQQMPMPMPMPGQQTHGVAYPPYPGAGAANMNPPPYDMAMANPGPSVMPAGYEKQAPYNPHFSQ encoded by the exons ATGCCTTCTTTAGAATTCCCAATGCCACCTCAACACGATGAAGAGGGCGACAAatttgctgcagcagctgccagATTAATAGTCGTCATTTTTATGCTTTTTGTCTGGGGCTATTGCAAGTGTTGTTGTTCCTGTTGTAAACGCACTAAAACGGAAG CGCCTGTGGTGGTGACCTCCGCCACCCACACGGCTCCCGGCGGATATCCGGTCACACAGCTGCCTCCGCCGGGCTATCCGTCGGGCAATGCCTACGTAACTGCGACCTCGTACCCCGCACAGACCACCGG CAACGTGACTGTGCAGATGCCCATGCAGATGAGCCACCAGAACCAGCAGcaaatgccaatgccaatgccgATGCCGGG TCAGCAAACGCATGGCGTGGCCTATCCGCCGTATCCTGGCGCCGGGGCTGCCAACATGAATCCTCCGCCGTATGACATGGCCATGGCTAATCCAGGACCTAGTGTTATGCCCGCTGGATATGAGAAGCAAGCTCCATACAATCCCCACTTTAGCCAGTGA